Proteins from a single region of Candidatus Hydrogenedentota bacterium:
- a CDS encoding putative DNA binding domain-containing protein yields MTIPIEELIQWPEGKTLEFKRELTSSKNILKTLVAFANSAGGMLVVGVDDKCRTVYGVSEPLDEEERICSLIADGIEPRLVPNVELIPIEGRTLLAIEVYPSGSRPHRLKSEGAEGVYVRLGSTNRRADIALVEELRRSASGAGFDESPMESLDADAIDLDAANKAFSGLRKLDEQALLTLRLLVRSQGRLVPTTGGVLLFGKNRDVQFPDAWIQCGRFEGKTKNVILDHTEIHDHLPSAIEHAMEFTRKHSLRGADLSGVRRKDVWSIPQGILREAIINAVVHADYSQAGSPLRLAIYDDRIEVDNPGMLLPGLTLDDVRQGVSKLRNRVVGRVFRELGLIEQWGSGVRRMFDEAESLGLAAPEIIEGAMGMRVIVHLAEPLRVAVPTPQVTPQVTPQVTPQVTPQVGKLISRHRGEQSRSELMRLVGLRDRMHFSRDYLQPALNAGLIEMTIPEKPNSRMQKYRLTEVGRAVASGEPRPTR; encoded by the coding sequence ATGACTATTCCCATCGAAGAACTTATCCAATGGCCTGAAGGAAAGACACTCGAATTCAAGCGCGAGCTGACTTCCAGCAAGAACATTCTCAAGACCTTGGTGGCATTCGCGAACTCGGCGGGCGGCATGCTCGTTGTGGGCGTGGATGACAAGTGCAGGACTGTTTACGGCGTATCCGAGCCATTGGATGAGGAAGAACGAATTTGCAGTTTGATCGCCGACGGAATTGAGCCACGCCTGGTTCCCAACGTTGAGCTAATTCCCATTGAAGGTCGAACCCTGCTTGCTATAGAAGTCTACCCCAGCGGCAGCCGCCCTCATCGCTTGAAAAGTGAAGGGGCCGAGGGCGTCTACGTTCGACTGGGTTCGACAAATCGAAGAGCCGACATTGCGTTGGTGGAAGAGTTAAGGCGTAGTGCCTCCGGCGCGGGTTTCGATGAATCGCCCATGGAGTCGTTGGACGCGGACGCGATCGATCTTGATGCGGCGAACAAGGCATTTAGCGGGCTTCGAAAACTGGACGAGCAGGCGTTGCTAACGCTTCGGCTCCTAGTTCGCTCGCAGGGGCGATTGGTTCCCACCACGGGGGGCGTATTGCTCTTCGGAAAAAACAGGGACGTGCAATTTCCCGATGCATGGATACAATGCGGGAGGTTTGAGGGAAAAACGAAGAATGTGATTCTGGATCATACGGAAATCCACGATCATCTTCCGAGTGCTATTGAGCACGCCATGGAATTCACGCGAAAGCATTCGTTGCGCGGGGCAGATCTTTCCGGGGTCCGCCGCAAGGACGTCTGGAGCATTCCGCAGGGAATTCTTCGGGAAGCGATCATCAATGCTGTCGTGCATGCAGACTACTCCCAGGCGGGCTCGCCCTTGCGGCTTGCCATTTACGATGATCGAATTGAGGTGGACAATCCCGGCATGCTGCTTCCCGGCCTCACCCTCGACGATGTCCGCCAAGGTGTTTCCAAGCTTCGCAACCGTGTTGTTGGTCGTGTGTTTCGCGAGTTGGGTCTCATTGAGCAATGGGGCAGCGGCGTCCGGCGCATGTTTGATGAGGCGGAGTCGCTTGGACTTGCCGCGCCGGAGATTATCGAGGGTGCAATGGGCATGCGTGTCATCGTTCATCTGGCAGAGCCCCTTCGGGTCGCGGTGCCCACCCCGCAAGTCACCCCGCAAGTTACCCCGCAAGTTACCCCGCAAGTTACCCCGCAAGTGGGGAAGCTAATTTCGCGGCATCGGGGGGAGCAATCGCGAAGCGAATTGATGCGTCTGGTTGGGCTCCGTGACCGGATGCATTTCAGCCGCGACTACTTGCAACCCGCCCTGAATGCGGGCTTGATTGAGATGACCATTCCGGAGAAACCAAACAGCCGCATGCAAAAGTACCGACTGACGGAGGTTGGCCGCGCTGTGGCATCCGGCGAGCCGCGACCGACTCGTTAA
- a CDS encoding ankyrin repeat domain-containing protein, whose protein sequence is MTISKRRYVFLVVSSLTLWIYISMQVVPRIVPFFFASLVNDDQYFMAVAEGRTDIVEPFLKGGGNPEVEKGPDGTLLQYAVFGDWLFGPPDGDQFDMVALLLAYGAIPNPRVYDGSEAPLVRAAEYCSYETFALLIAAGADPEIQLESGETIKSILERRFVPDRKKKLWLLNAALEKRRQAKENRPASAGPPEGASERA, encoded by the coding sequence ATGACCATATCGAAAAGGCGTTATGTGTTTTTGGTGGTGTCTTCCTTGACCCTCTGGATCTATATTTCCATGCAGGTGGTGCCCCGCATAGTTCCCTTCTTCTTCGCCAGCCTGGTAAACGACGACCAGTATTTTATGGCCGTGGCCGAAGGGCGAACGGATATAGTTGAACCGTTCTTGAAGGGCGGTGGTAATCCTGAAGTGGAAAAAGGTCCGGACGGAACGTTGCTGCAGTATGCCGTGTTTGGCGATTGGCTCTTCGGGCCGCCCGATGGGGATCAGTTCGATATGGTCGCTTTGCTCCTTGCCTACGGTGCGATTCCCAATCCGAGGGTCTATGACGGGTCGGAAGCACCACTGGTTCGGGCCGCAGAGTATTGCAGCTACGAGACCTTTGCGTTGTTGATTGCGGCGGGAGCGGACCCCGAGATCCAGTTAGAGTCCGGCGAAACAATCAAGTCGATCCTGGAACGGAGATTTGTGCCCGACCGGAAGAAGAAGCTATGGCTTTTGAATGCCGCGCTTGAGAAGCGACGACAGGCGAAAGAAAACCGCCCCGCCTCGGCGGGCCCGCCGGAGGGGGCGTCTGAACGCGCCTGA